The Chitinophagales bacterium genome contains a region encoding:
- a CDS encoding elongation factor G, with amino-acid sequence MKVYDDKHIKNLVLLGGSKAGKTTLAETMMFEAGLISRRGNVEDGTTVSDYHEIEQQRGNSVYATSIHTEWRDYKINIIDTPGLDDFIGEVIAALRVADTGVMLLNAQHGVEVGTELIWNYVEQFNKPIIFAINQLDHEKSNFEETIEQAKKRFGKPFTLMQYPVNEGMGFNTIIDLLKMTMYKFGPNGGKPEKLPIPDSEKARAEELHNQLVEIAAENDEKLMELYFDKGSLDEDEMRQGIKLGMMNHQVFPVFCVSAKRDMGSGRMMGFIDNVAPSANEMPPEQTEEGKEIPCDVKGQTVLFIYKSLIEPHLGNLSLFKVISGDIVSGTDITNSDNATLERFNQLFIVDGKNRIPINRLVAGDLGATLKLKNTYTNQTLYGKGPRVKVRPIEFPEPRLSVAIVTKNKGDDEKLSSVLADIHREDPTLLVEYSRELKQVILHGQGELHLQAIKWRLENIYKMQIDFQKTKIPYRETIRREARTTYRHKKQSGGAGQFAEVAMMIEPYREGYKLPGEFNLRGKEEITLDWGGKLIYHNCIVGGVIDTRFLPSILKGIMDKMAEGPTTGSYVRDINVYIYDGKMHPVDSNDMAFKIAGMMAFKESFQQADPKLLEPIYELDVLVPEEQMGDVMGDLNTRRAIILGMDSKGSYQIVKARVPLSELDKYSNTLRSITQGKASFKMRFANYELVPAEIQKKLADEYAKHAKDEH; translated from the coding sequence ATGAAAGTCTACGACGATAAGCATATAAAAAATCTTGTACTCTTGGGCGGTTCTAAGGCTGGTAAAACCACACTTGCAGAAACGATGATGTTCGAAGCGGGACTTATTTCACGGCGTGGAAATGTGGAAGATGGAACCACTGTTTCTGATTACCATGAAATTGAACAGCAAAGAGGAAATTCTGTATATGCTACTTCAATTCATACCGAATGGCGTGACTATAAAATAAATATTATTGATACACCGGGATTGGATGATTTTATTGGAGAAGTAATAGCGGCATTAAGGGTTGCCGATACAGGTGTAATGCTGCTTAATGCTCAGCATGGTGTAGAAGTTGGAACTGAACTCATTTGGAATTATGTAGAGCAATTCAATAAACCAATAATTTTTGCGATTAACCAGCTCGACCATGAGAAATCAAATTTTGAAGAAACAATTGAGCAGGCCAAAAAACGGTTCGGCAAGCCTTTTACGCTTATGCAGTATCCTGTTAATGAAGGAATGGGGTTCAATACAATAATTGATCTGCTGAAAATGACGATGTATAAGTTTGGACCCAATGGCGGAAAACCGGAGAAGCTCCCAATTCCTGATTCGGAAAAAGCCCGCGCTGAAGAGCTTCACAATCAGCTGGTGGAGATTGCAGCAGAGAATGATGAAAAGCTGATGGAATTATATTTTGATAAGGGTTCTTTGGATGAAGATGAAATGAGACAGGGAATAAAGCTGGGAATGATGAATCACCAGGTATTTCCTGTATTCTGCGTTTCGGCAAAAAGAGATATGGGCAGCGGAAGAATGATGGGCTTTATTGATAATGTAGCACCATCAGCCAATGAAATGCCCCCGGAGCAAACAGAAGAAGGAAAAGAAATTCCGTGTGATGTAAAAGGCCAGACGGTTCTTTTTATTTATAAGTCCTTAATTGAACCGCACCTTGGAAATCTTTCGCTTTTTAAAGTAATATCCGGCGATATTGTTTCAGGAACAGACATAACCAATTCCGATAACGCAACTCTGGAACGATTCAACCAGCTATTCATCGTAGATGGAAAAAATAGGATCCCTATTAATCGGCTGGTGGCAGGAGACTTAGGAGCTACTCTCAAATTAAAAAATACATATACGAACCAAACCCTTTATGGAAAAGGGCCAAGAGTAAAAGTGAGGCCTATTGAATTCCCGGAGCCTCGCTTGAGCGTAGCAATTGTTACAAAAAATAAGGGGGATGATGAAAAATTAAGTTCGGTGCTGGCAGATATTCACCGGGAAGATCCTACTCTTTTAGTTGAATATTCACGAGAATTGAAACAGGTGATCTTACATGGCCAGGGTGAGCTGCATTTACAGGCAATTAAGTGGCGGCTTGAAAATATCTATAAGATGCAGATAGATTTCCAGAAAACTAAAATTCCATACAGAGAAACGATCCGGCGGGAAGCACGTACAACCTACCGGCATAAAAAACAGTCAGGGGGAGCGGGACAATTTGCAGAAGTGGCAATGATGATTGAGCCTTACCGGGAAGGGTATAAGCTGCCAGGCGAATTTAATTTGAGGGGCAAAGAAGAAATTACTTTGGATTGGGGAGGAAAACTTATCTATCATAATTGTATTGTAGGAGGTGTTATTGATACCCGTTTTCTGCCCTCAATTCTTAAAGGAATTATGGATAAGATGGCCGAAGGACCTACTACAGGTTCCTATGTGCGTGACATTAACGTATATATCTATGATGGCAAAATGCATCCCGTTGATTCGAATGATATGGCTTTTAAGATTGCAGGAATGATGGCTTTTAAAGAATCTTTTCAACAGGCTGATCCTAAGCTTCTGGAACCTATTTATGAATTGGATGTACTTGTGCCGGAAGAACAAATGGGTGACGTAATGGGTGATCTTAACACCCGCAGAGCTATCATTCTTGGCATGGATTCAAAAGGATCGTACCAGATAGTAAAGGCACGTGTCCCGCTATCAGAGCTTGATAAATATTCTAATACCCTCAGGTCTATTACGCAGGGCAAAGCAAGCTTTAAAATGCGCTTTGCAAACTATGAACTGGTTCCTGCTGAGATTCAGAAAAAATTAGCCGATGAATATGCGAAGCATGCAAAAGACGAACATTGA
- a CDS encoding HAMP domain-containing histidine kinase produces the protein MIFNRYEWRMVLRVMLLFITLCSGAYFLVSHLYTYLAIPGVIIIYQLVEFYRFNRKAQDEVEQFAESIHYRDFSRHFDVKKAPSDLKPIRKGFNDINTTFKIISKEKETQYQYLQKILELVDTGILSYETNLKEIMWMNESLKKMLGIPYLKNLYSLQKRNQNLFDTLISLRPGQSKLVTVVKDGNPFKVLLSATAFQTDEKLYKLIAFQNVNEALDETEGKAWQKLLSVMTHEIMNSVAPISSLADTLKNRLHQFAGKQNNENTALEDLEVGIDTIRRRSEGLLKFAEIYRNLNKITTPVLKRVYVRDLFENLQQLMQPTLEQKNISLDIILKDTDLLLEADSSLIDQVMINLVVNAIEAVKENEDPRIMISAYSEGNKKVVIKVADNGIGIPTELMDKIFVPFFSTKKNGSGIGLSLCKQIMLLHRGNLHIQSAEKQGSAVYLHF, from the coding sequence ATGATATTTAACAGGTACGAATGGAGAATGGTGCTAAGGGTTATGTTACTCTTTATCACCTTATGCTCTGGGGCCTATTTCTTAGTCAGCCACCTGTATACTTACTTAGCTATTCCAGGCGTAATAATTATTTATCAGCTGGTGGAGTTTTACCGCTTTAATAGAAAGGCTCAGGATGAAGTGGAGCAATTTGCAGAATCCATTCATTACCGTGATTTCTCGAGGCACTTTGATGTAAAAAAAGCTCCTTCCGATCTCAAGCCAATTCGTAAAGGGTTTAACGACATTAATACCACATTCAAGATCATCAGTAAAGAAAAGGAGACCCAATACCAGTATCTGCAGAAGATCCTTGAGCTTGTAGACACCGGAATTCTATCATATGAAACGAATCTCAAAGAGATCATGTGGATGAATGAATCATTAAAAAAAATGCTTGGTATCCCGTATTTAAAAAACCTGTACTCATTACAGAAAAGAAATCAAAATCTCTTTGATACCCTGATTTCATTACGGCCAGGACAAAGCAAATTAGTTACCGTGGTAAAAGACGGAAATCCTTTCAAAGTCTTGCTGTCTGCTACTGCTTTTCAAACTGATGAAAAGCTTTATAAGCTGATTGCTTTCCAAAATGTGAATGAGGCACTGGATGAAACAGAGGGAAAAGCATGGCAGAAATTATTGAGCGTAATGACTCACGAAATCATGAATTCCGTGGCGCCTATTTCTTCACTGGCAGATACGCTTAAGAACCGGCTTCATCAATTTGCTGGTAAACAGAATAATGAAAATACAGCTCTGGAAGACCTGGAAGTTGGTATTGATACCATCAGGAGAAGAAGTGAGGGACTATTAAAATTTGCAGAAATTTACCGCAATCTGAATAAAATTACCACACCGGTTCTTAAAAGGGTTTATGTGCGGGATCTTTTTGAGAATCTTCAGCAGTTAATGCAACCCACCCTGGAACAAAAGAATATATCCCTTGATATTATTTTAAAGGATACTGATCTTTTACTGGAAGCCGATTCCAGCCTTATAGATCAGGTAATGATTAACCTGGTGGTTAATGCTATTGAAGCTGTAAAGGAAAATGAAGACCCCCGTATTATGATTTCAGCGTATTCAGAAGGGAACAAAAAGGTGGTGATTAAAGTAGCCGACAATGGTATTGGGATTCCCACAGAACTGATGGATAAAATTTTTGTCCCTTTTTTCAGTACTAAAAAAAACGGAAGCGGCATAGGGTTAAGCCTTTGCAAGCAGATTATGCTTTTGCACCGGGGAAATCTACATATACAGTCGGCAGAAAAACAGGGAAGTGCTGTATACCTGCATTTTTAA
- a CDS encoding sigma-54-dependent Fis family transcriptional regulator, whose translation MVLKNTSILIIDDDPDVLTAVRLLLKTEAKEVVTEKNPENLRSLLAKQKFDIILLDMNFNSSINTGNEGLFWLKKIREAGSAAAVIMITAYGDIDLAVRSLKEGAADFIMKPWHNEKLINTLKDALKHYGTKKTSGPDEVKNSIIGVELIGESEAMQDIFFKIEKIAPTDANILILGENGTGKDLIAKAIHQQSLRSKTPFVKVDVGALTETLFESELFGHKRGAFTDAREDREGRFEAANGGTVFLDEIGNISLQQQSKLLSVIQSRQITRLGTNQPVAIDIRLICATNVPLSELANELRFRKDLIYRINTVEITVPPLRKRGNDIILLAKHFVTTYSSKYLKPDLQLSEQAMEKLRNYSFPGNVRELQYSIERAVIMSDGDILRSADLLFSPLESAASLRDEPQEFKLSAIEKNTILRVIEKHNGNITKAAKELGLTRTALYRRLTKYDI comes from the coding sequence ATGGTTTTAAAGAATACGTCTATTCTTATTATTGATGATGACCCTGATGTGCTCACGGCGGTTCGCCTGTTATTAAAGACGGAGGCAAAGGAAGTAGTCACTGAAAAAAATCCTGAAAATTTAAGGTCGCTGTTAGCTAAACAGAAGTTTGACATTATTCTGCTGGATATGAATTTTAACAGCAGCATTAACACCGGGAATGAAGGGCTTTTCTGGCTTAAAAAAATCCGTGAGGCTGGCTCGGCTGCTGCGGTAATTATGATTACTGCATATGGCGATATTGATCTTGCTGTAAGGTCTTTAAAAGAAGGAGCCGCTGATTTTATAATGAAGCCCTGGCATAACGAAAAATTAATAAACACGCTTAAAGATGCACTGAAGCATTACGGAACAAAAAAAACTTCAGGCCCTGATGAAGTAAAAAATTCCATTATTGGCGTTGAGCTAATTGGTGAGTCGGAGGCAATGCAGGATATTTTTTTCAAGATTGAAAAGATTGCTCCTACAGATGCTAATATTCTGATACTGGGAGAAAACGGTACTGGTAAAGATCTGATCGCCAAAGCCATTCATCAACAATCCTTACGCAGCAAGACCCCTTTTGTAAAAGTAGATGTAGGAGCCCTAACTGAAACATTATTTGAAAGCGAGCTTTTCGGTCATAAAAGGGGTGCGTTTACGGATGCGCGGGAAGATCGCGAAGGAAGGTTTGAAGCAGCGAACGGGGGGACTGTTTTTCTTGATGAGATCGGGAACATTTCATTGCAGCAACAATCCAAGCTGCTGAGTGTAATACAAAGCAGGCAGATCACAAGGTTGGGAACTAACCAACCGGTTGCAATAGATATACGGTTGATCTGTGCTACCAATGTTCCATTAAGTGAGCTCGCCAACGAATTGCGATTCCGTAAAGATTTGATTTACCGTATCAATACGGTTGAGATTACAGTTCCTCCCCTTCGAAAAAGGGGGAATGATATTATCCTGCTGGCAAAACATTTTGTAACCACCTATTCTTCAAAATATCTAAAGCCTGATCTACAATTAAGCGAACAGGCAATGGAAAAACTACGTAATTATTCCTTTCCGGGTAATGTACGGGAATTGCAATATTCTATTGAACGTGCCGTAATAATGTCCGATGGAGATATCTTACGTTCTGCTGATCTGCTTTTTTCACCTCTTGAGTCAGCTGCTTCCTTACGTGATGAACCCCAGGAATTTAAACTAAGTGCCATTGAGAAGAATACCATCCTCCGGGTAATTGAAAAGCACAATGGAAATATTACCAAGGCGGCAAAAGAATTAGGGCTTACACGAACTGCGCTTTACCGGCGACTCACCAAGTATGATATTTAA